The sequence below is a genomic window from Psychrilyobacter piezotolerans.
CTATAAACTTCAATTAAAGTCAAAATCAAAGTCAGATTTTAGTCTGCGTCAAGGATTTTAGTTACTTGTTACTGATATTTAATTATTAGTGTAATTCGTGACAAAAAATAGAAAAATGAGGTAAAAAATGAAATATAATAAGATTAAAAATATAGATAAAGAAATATCCCTTCTGGGGTTTGGCTGCTGGGCTCTGTCTAAACACGGATGGAAAGATGTTAACCAGGAGGAAGCAATTAAAACTCTGGAAAAAAGTATAGAACTGGGGATAAACTTTTTCGATACTGCACCAATCTATGGATTTGGAAAGTCAGAGGAAATTTTAGGAGAAGTTACAAGGGGTATCCGTAAAGACATAGTTATAGCCAGCAAATTCGGACTTAGATGGAATGAATGGGGACATGTTACCCACGATATATCCAGAGATTCCATTTTATTTGAAATAGAAGCCACTCTGGAGCGTTTAAAGACCGACTATATCGACCTCTACCAAGTCCACCACTTAGACAACAAAACATCATTAGAGACGGTATTTAAGACTCTCAACCAATTAAAAGAACAGGGTGTGATAAAAGGTGTAGGAGTATCTAATTTTAAACTGGAGGAGCTGAAACAGGCGTCTAATCTATGTGATATCAGTAGTATTCAAAATCAATATAATATGTTACAGACCAAGGATGAAAAGGATATCCTGCCTTTTTGCCAAAATAACGATA
It includes:
- a CDS encoding aldo/keto reductase, whose amino-acid sequence is MKYNKIKNIDKEISLLGFGCWALSKHGWKDVNQEEAIKTLEKSIELGINFFDTAPIYGFGKSEEILGEVTRGIRKDIVIASKFGLRWNEWGHVTHDISRDSILFEIEATLERLKTDYIDLYQVHHLDNKTSLETVFKTLNQLKEQGVIKGVGVSNFKLEELKQASNLCDISSIQNQYNMLQTKDEKDILPFCQNNDIGYISYSTLAQGLLSEKVKKGYKFAKMDIRKFNDLFHDRETFDRIEGLKSPDKPLIESAFEYVMKQESLRSILVSTTKVKNLEENIKLIKRLSNQ